Sequence from the Cucurbita pepo subsp. pepo cultivar mu-cu-16 chromosome LG02, ASM280686v2, whole genome shotgun sequence genome:
caaagagaggaaaaagtTGAGGCCCTCAAGATGGGAGAAGGGGAATAAGGGATGAGAAATAACGACCAACATGAGAAGCCCTCCAGTGGGTTAGGCTCAACCCGAACAACCTCGCTCCCTAGAAAACCCCTCCTATAAGAAACATTAGAACGAGCCCATCACCTCCAAAGACTCATGNAAGCCCTCCAGTGGGTTAGGCTCAACCCGAACAACCTCGCTCCTTAGAAAACCCCTCCTATAAGAAACATTAGAACGAGCCCATCACCTCCAAAGACTCATGAGTAAGAGGACAATAAAGCATTGGAACGAATGCAACCTCCTCTCAAATAAGTGACAAAGCTGCGGGGACAACTCACAAAGAGGCTTATCAGCCACCCACCTATcctcctaaaaataaatatcaaaccTATCCCCAACGGAGCCAACAAGGAAAGCACAAAGTAACGGTCCAAAGCATTAGATTCCCTGAAGAACAAGCACAATTATTTTGCCAGCAAAGCCTCATTtcgaagtttcatgttatgttACCAATGCCTAAGCCTCCATCAGCTTCAAAAAAGACCTCCCACCTTACCATGTGTGATCCCCCACCCTCCTCAACTTCTTCCCACAAAAGGTTCCTCAGAAGGCTCTTAATGTTTTTATGCACCAAAATTGGGATTTTAAACAGAGAGAGGAAATGATAGGAATCTGACTTGGCACTGACTGAATCAAGGTGATACTCCCTCAGGAGGGGTAAAAACATTTGGACTTTGCTGGCTAATATGCACACAAATGCATACCCTAATATAAACGAGCACCAAAACTTGTAACAcgaatatacatatattttacaAACTAGAAAAGGATAGGAAAAGGTACACTACCTTTCCAGTTGATTGCCCATAGCCAGAATAATCATACCTGCATAAAATACAAGTAAAGGTTGATAAACCAATTTGCAAATAGTAAGCAATATCATTCCCAAAAGCTCCAAAAGATTTGTAGCAAATCTCCTTTGCAAAACACTGCTGTATCATTCCCAAAAGCTCCAAAAGATTTGTAGCAAATCTCCTTTGCAAAACACTGCCTTACAGCATTCAAACTCCTCCATCATAAACTTATCCATTGTATAAAATGATCAAGTCAAGCAGATAAGAAATGAGTTGTAATCCATGCCCCTTAGCTAGTACAACTAAACTNAAAATGATCAAGTCAAGCAGATAAGAAATGAGTTGTAATCCATCCCCCTTAGCTAGTACAACTAAACACATACTCACAGTTCTCATCCAAATACTCCAAATGTAGCTCAGTAACTTCCGAATGAACTTTGCAAATATGTTCATGCCGCCTTTGTAGAGAACCATTTCGTTCTTATTTGAACTGGAGTTGAAGTTTTTGAAATCCCCACTATAAATGAACTATACCACTTCCAAATTAAGAAAGGGAGAAAGATTCCTGAACGAAGTAACGACAAATCTACTAAATTAAGCACTACCCACATGGGAACTAGCAGAAATTAGCGGGGGGTGGAATGCCCTAGGTGCAACTAATTTCAACGAACAAGCATAANTGAACTATACCACTTCCAAATTAAGAAAGGGAGAAAGATTCCTCAACGAAGTAACGACAAATCTACTAAATTAAGCAGTACCCACATTGGAACTAGCAGAAATTAGCGGGGGGTGGAATGCCCTAGGTGCAACTAATTTCAACGAACAagcataaaaagaaaagggaaaattaCCCCATAAGATTAACACGAAGCCGAACGCTCAATTCAACGAAAAGCTCAAACATCTGCCCCAAATCAGCAGCATTTCCATGGGAATAAAGCAGAGTACCAGAAGCTTTGGGGTGTTTAACATGAACAGCCACAATATCATTCCCTCGACGAGTTCGAAGACGAAGAACATCAACATCGTCACGTCTCGGAATCTCAGGAATGTAAAGACGACCATCGTGGGATTCATCCGCAACTACAGTGTAAGACGGCGGAGTGGGCGGGAAGAAGGCGAATTTAGCGGCGATTGAAGAAGTGACTCCCCCCATTTTGCTCTTCTTCTCATCAGAGGCCGCGGAATCATAAAGAAAGCCGCCAATAACCGCCACCCCTTTAAGAAATCCGAAGCGAAATGAAAAACCCAATTCAGATCCTTAAGGTTTAGCTCTGAAAAATCACGgagaaagggaaagaagagTTGGAGATGAAGGTggaatttggaatttggaatttggaatttgGTTTCCACTAATCCAAAAAAAGAGGAACAGTGGAGCCAAAGTGGACAGAAAGAGAGTCGGAAAAGTAAGATgacaaaaaagagagaaggcGTAGTGGCGCGTAAAGATATACGACGGCGCGTGGAGGGAAAATCAGTACATgttgaagtttaaaaaaaaaaaacttggtcAGCGACTAGACCGAGATATTATTTAGTACATCGCATCTCTATTAAGATTCACGGTATCTCGTTATCTCGTTATCGTTATCTTAACGGAATAGGTGCGGGCCCACTTATCCTCCACCCGTTTTCTCTCTGGgccctactttttttttttttaataaactttaataaataaaaaattaaattagatattattattaggattaacatataataaataataataataaaagaaaacaatattgaGGTGGCATTAGGGTGGACATTCCCCACATTTCTATTGGTTGGTGGTAGACATATAGAAGTGGAGTTGTGGGGACCAAAAagtaatttcctttttcttttttatcatttccattattatttttaggataattGATGTTGACTAtcgtaatttattatttttcattaaataaaaatatatttatgatatcatattacattttttatttaaatgttatgtatgtatatagACTTGACATCGACTTTATCATTAAtgtgaataataaatatttctagtcattgatattttaacaacatttttgtccatattcatatttaaatatttgttaaaattttcatatattcataaaaatatatatttatgttaaaaagtaattattcgAATTActatgttatattatttttaatatttattatgcaTATTAATTAATCGTAGTGGTAAATTTATAGACAATTTGTAGgtatttgactttttgacttttataaatgaataacatttttatttaaatcctttatttatttaaatcagaatatcctttaaaaaattaagttatttaaaAGGTTCTTGTatcaaataagtttataaattattaaattttttttatcaattattaacaaatttaaatttaaaattttatggatttagtagataaaaaatttgaagtttaagaaaaaaaaaaaaaaaccaatttaatgaatttgttcagtaaaataattttattcaattactaaatttaaatttaattgagtCTATAGTTGGCAGATATTATTGTGAACTTTGGTCGGTTAAGTATTTCTCCTCTCTTGTGGGCCTAGCTTCTTGCTTGCACACCTCTCGATCTTTtgctccaatcgatgtgagatttcacaatctacctcaTTGTGGGCCTAgcttctcgctggcacacctcTCGATTTTTGGCTCAACCTATGTGGGATTTCTCAATCTACCTCCTTGTGGGCACCTCCCAATTTTTGGCTCaaactgatgtgggatttcataaTCTACCTCTTTGTGAGCCTAGCATTTTCACTAGcgcttataccatttgtaaccatccaaactcaccactagtagcagatattgtccgttttggttGGTTCGTATCTATCAACCTCACAGTCTTTTCACAGTCTTAAAAAGcgtttattagggagaagttttgttttcctttccaaccaatgtgaaattTCACAATGAACTTTCATAGGTTCTAAGAATCTCCGCTCAAGCGGAAAAATGATGAGGAAGCGAAgaataaagattatatttcTTGTTCTCGTCTCTACCCCACcgtatatatacatatgtatttgaaaattagaCTTATAAATTCATAGACAGAACACAAACTCAGTATAAGAAAGTATATCTTTTATTAACACCAAAATTTACAGAGAAAAAGCTCAGTACACTAACGAACTATATGGATGATTCTCTGTTATTTTCTATCATGAGTGATGGGAAGATCTGAATCTATGTGCAAGAAAACTATCAAATCATTTACAGGTATACGAAAACGAGCTAATTTCCATCAGAAACACCCTTTTTCAGCATCTGCAATCTGTCCTTCAGCTTCTTTCTCTTGAATAGTTACAAAAAGTAAGCCAAAAATGGCTGTTTTCTGGTGATATTAAGCTGTTCTGTTCAAACCCTTCATCTGttcatcaaaataaaaggaGCTCTTAGAGACAATTCTAAGCCAAAAACAAAGAGTAAAGCAAAGAATCAAGAGAAAAATGTGGTAACCCATTTATCTGTTACTGCTCCAGAATCTGGCGAAAGCAGAGATGATGCATTCCTTAAAAGCCGCACGTTATCAGACCCCCCTATATCCAACACCTCTGCTTTGCGAGCAGCCAGTTCTTCATGTTCTATCTCTCTTAGAACTTCCAGTACTTCGTCCATGGAAGGCCGCACATCCCGTGATTGTTGAAGACATTGCACCGCCAACTCTGCCACTGATGTTATCATACACCTTACTGCATAATCCCTCTCAAACCCAAGCTCTGGATCTACCAAATCATGTAAAGCATGTTTTTTGATTCTATCTATGCCCATGTTCGCCAAATTGATATCATTTCTGTTCCTGTTGGTGTCGACTGCTTGCAACGACGATATAAGCTCGATCAAAACGACTCCGAAGCTATACACGTCGCTCTTGTCGGTAACTTGGTAGCATTGGTAATACTCAGGATCAACGTAGCCGGGTGTTCCTTGTGGAGCAGTTGAAACATGAGTGACATGGAGGGGGAATAACCGTGAGAGGCCGAAATCCGCCACTTTTACTTTGAAGTTGTTGTCTAGGAGAATGTTGTTGGTTTTGACGTCGCGATGAATGATGTCTTTGCGGTGGAGGTAAGCTAGTGCATTGGCAGTCTCTATAGCAATCTTCAGCCGAACTGACCAACTTAGCAGACCTGAATTTGCTCGTTTTCCATGTAGATGGTCTGCTACTGTTCCATTAGGAATGTATTCATAGACTAGGATAAGTTCCTGACTATGTCTTGACGTGCATCCGTATAGCTTCACGAGGTTCGGGTGTTGCAATTGTGATAGAATCTCGATTTCATTCATGAACTGCTCGACTCGTTTACTATTGTTTTCGTATAAGCACTTCACTGCAACGATCCGTCCATCCTTGAGCGTTCCTGataaacaatcaaacaaatatattaagtAACGTAactgtgagattccacatcggttgaggagtagaacgaaacatcctttataagtgtgtgaaaacttctccctagcagacgcgttttaaaaacctcgagggaagttcaaaagggaaagccgaaagaggacaatatctgctaggaataggcttgagccgttaaaaatagtatcagagccaaatatTGGGCGATATGTCAGCGAAGAGGGTaagccccgaaagggggtggacacaagaaagtgtgctagtaaggatgttgggcgacaaagggaggtgaattggggggtcccacatcaattggagaatggaatgagtgccagcgagacgCTGGGCTCTGAAAGGAgattgattgtgagatctcatgttggcttggaagaagaatgaaacatcctttacaaaggtgtgaaaacctctccctagtagaagcattttaaaaatcatgagagaagcccgaaagggaaagtccaaagaagacaatatctactaacggtggacttgggttgttacaaatagtatcagagccagacaccatacgatgtgtcagcgaggaggctaagccccaaagaggggtagacatgaggcagtgtgtcggcaaggacgctaggcttCAAAGGGGGAGCgaattggggggtcccacatcgattggagaatggtacgagtgccagcgaggacgctaggccctgaaggggagtggattgtgagatcccacattggttagagaggaaaacaaaacatcctttataagagcgtggaaacctctctctaaaaatcttgaaggaagtcagaaaaagaaaactccaagagaacaatatcggctaacaTGGACTTGAAACGTTACAATAACAATGAATCATTCAAACTAAAGCTGTTAAGAGCATAAACAATACAAACATGTCCTCACCAGAGTAAACAGTGCCATAGCCTCCATCTCCAAGCTCCCTAGAAGGGTCAAAATTATGAGTAGCTTCCTCAAGTTCGGCATAGGTGAAGAGCTGAGCTCCAAAGTAGGAGCTCCCATTCCCATGATCAGATCTAGCATAAGGATAGGAGCTCCCATTCCCATGATCAGATCTAGCATAAGGATAAGACAGAGTACTATTAGAACGAAACGTGGAGGGAGCCAGAGTGCCTGCGCTTGAAGGAGGCGAAGGAAGATCTTGGGTTTTCAACTTCAGGACATGCGTTTTCTTTCGTCGTTTAATGCAGAAGACACAGCATCCCAAGCACAAGCCTAATACAGCTGCCCCTCCAACAGAAAGGCCTGGACATGAAAACTAACATCAGTTCATCTTCAAGTTCAtgtacacacacacacatgtGTAACAAGCAATTCATACCTATAATCAGGGATGTGTTGTTGGAGTCATCACTCCCACCTATGGCA
This genomic interval carries:
- the LOC111789067 gene encoding LEAF RUST 10 DISEASE-RESISTANCE LOCUS RECEPTOR-LIKE PROTEIN KINASE-like 1.3, which gives rise to MDDLCPNKFINTTIDYNLFDTIPNYRNITLLYCSTSPVAGQFTCPDYEFGLIQLNPVASSLCNVSVIVPVSLDSFPQVSDLVNSSEILKAIKEGFEVRLKKDSGGCGICEESNGVCGYDWSLNQTTCYCRHGAYNDNGACQSTPAGGSPSSSPGGSDDSNNTSLIIGLSVGGAAVLGLCLGCCVFCIKRRKKTHVLKLKTQDLPSPPSSAGTLAPSTFRSNSTLSYPYARSDHGNGSSYPYARSDHGNGSSYFGAQLFTYAELEEATHNFDPSRELGDGGYGTVYSGTLKDGRIVAVKCLYENNSKRVEQFMNEIEILSQLQHPNLVKLYGCTSRHSQELILVYEYIPNGTVADHLHGKRANSGLLSWSVRLKIAIETANALAYLHRKDIIHRDVKTNNILLDNNFKVKVADFGLSRLFPLHVTHVSTAPQGTPGYVDPEYYQCYQVTDKSDVYSFGVVLIELISSLQAVDTNRNRNDINLANMGIDRIKKHALHDLVDPELGFERDYAVRCMITSVAELAVQCLQQSRDVRPSMDEVLEVLREIEHEELAARKAEVLDIGGSDNVRLLRNASSLLSPDSGAVTDKWMKGLNRTA